In Apis cerana isolate GH-2021 linkage group LG6, AcerK_1.0, whole genome shotgun sequence, the following are encoded in one genomic region:
- the LOC107994061 gene encoding uncharacterized protein LOC107994061 — protein MQGNNVSRSNRMKLGTIANLSCKSSYKLPVMGDPAFRAITCLEDGSCGPSFLPISSIMRNTHFTRQHAVRERIRRRIWSISVARWYLQKEKRGARGNLWRRSHISNNLVVSAAHCFCNEVYNKVEDKSKYAVGKRYRDWNAENYAQKSMLANISLPMFRSEFSLPKTLPFSFRALFGIDLHG, from the exons atgcaagGTAACAATGTATCTCGATCCAATCGAATGAAACTTGGAACGATAGCGAATTTGTCGTGCAAATCGTCTTACAAATTGCCTGTGATGGGTGATCCAGCATTTCGTGCAATCACTTGTCTCGAAGATGGATCATGTGGACCATCGTTTCTTCCAATTTCCTCCAt AATGCGGAATACTCATTTCACGAGGCAACACGCTGTTCGTGAACGGATTCGACGCAGAATTTGGAGTATTTCCGTGGCACGTTGGTATTTacagaaggaaaaaagaggagcACGAGGAAATTTGTGGAGGCGCTCTCACATAAGCAACAATTTAGTCGTATCAG CCGCCCACTGTTTCTGCAACGAGGTTTACAACAAAGTGGAAGACAAATCGAAGTACGCTGTGGGCAAACGTTATCGCGATTGGAACGCGGAGAATTACGCGCAAAAATCGATGCTGGCCAATATCTCGTTGCCGATGTTTAGGAGCGAATTCTCCCTTCCCAAGACATTGCCCTTCTCCTTTCGAGCCCTTTTTGGTATCGATCTTCATGGATAA
- the LOC108001546 gene encoding uncharacterized protein LOC108001546, which yields MSQVCPSSSHQLVAAAMAFRRARRKFPKNFGLYCNSEEATKFDKTESLSGNEDSNDQENLLLTRNSAKSRPNQVKTYWNDECGENGSTKENLFQKPIICSCCRKRNEQCNVGDTLDIVPSKEHNEITQKNEFSKLEQVESCDSKPMKNPVTESRNSNHFHGAFSYLQKRNSKEIPSKLDSVNLLYDRDQNETNNVKANGPPKEEKRNCNRDEHDCNGEGRGCKGFHRNLRCTFTPQKNNPSSSSISHACNCEKHSTLNLLQPHRDCCRQNRHCCHSHDHCHHRCDEYNRHSSKEKRLASDTCLCSSNNSSNLRSCNRNDHTVIRESTCNNCHGKDSEKALTMQEQNDEELDDSVATINHKDSLCILVEKYKTNKKCKHKAYFNGVEFTDERKDECDKSFSSETCQLDENGKQGGNKYSGYDNSRFRDNRGAPIRKPPCRYGDCGQMFKEGDTNQFKNLKSRLIKSGNYCSAKGTPWRHTF from the exons ATGTCTCAGGTTTGTCCGTCTTCGTCTCATCAGTTGGTCGCAGCCGCGATGGCTTTTCGTCGAGCTCGGCGTAAATTTCCGAAAAATTTTGGCCTGTATTGCAACTCGGAAGAAGCAACGAAGTTCGATAAG ACTGAAAGTCTTAGCGGAAATGAGGATTCAAATGATCAAGAGAATTTACTGTTGACGAGGAATTCTGCAAAATCAAGGCCGAATCAAGTAAAAACGTATTGGAACGATGAGTGTGGGGAAAATGGCTCGacgaaggaaaatttattccaaaagCCAATAATATGCAGTTGTTGTCGTAAACGTAACGAGCAGTGTAATGTTGGAGACACTCTCGACATCGTTCCAAGTAAAGAGCATAACGAAATCACGCAGAAAAACGAATTCTCCAAATTGGAACAAGTGGAAAG ttgcGACTCGAAGCCAATGAAAAATCCCGTAACAGAATCTCGAAATTCTAATCACTTTCATGGTGCATTTTCCTATTTGCAAAAACGAAACTCGAAAGAAATCCCATCCAAATTGGATTCTGTTAATCTTCTTTACGATCGAGATCAAAACGAAACGAACAACGTTAAAGCTAATGGTCCGCCCaaagaagagaaacgaa ATTGCAACCGGGACGAGCACGATTGTAACGGCGAGGGGAGGGGTTGCAAAGGGTTCCATCGAAATTTGCGATGCACGTTCACTCCACAGAAGAACAACCCATCGTCATCAAGTATTTCTCACGCTTGCAATTGCGAGAAACATTCGACTCTAAATCTTCTACAGCCTCATCGAGATTGTTGTCGCCAGAATCGTCATTGTTGCCATTCTCACGACCACTGTCATCATCGTTGCGACGAGTACAACAG ACATTCCTCGAAAGAAAAACGTCTCGCGTCGGACACCTGCCTCTGTTCCTCAAATAACTCGAGCAACTTGAGAAGTTGCAATCGCAATGATCACACTGTTATTCGGGAATCGACTTGCAATAACTGTCATGGAAAAGATTCGGAGAAGGCGTTGACGATGCAGGAGCAGAACGACGAGGAGCTGGACGATTCCGTGGCAACGATCAATCACAAGGATTCCTTGTGCATTTTGGTGGAGAAGTACAAGACCAATAAAAAGTGCAAGCACAAGGCGTATTTCAACGGGGTTGAATTCACGGACGAACGGAAAGATGAATGCGATAAATCATTCAGCTCGGAAACGTGTCAACTCGATGAGAACGGGAAACAAGGAGGGAACAAATACTCGGGCTACGATAATTCCCGTTTTCGGGACAATCGGGGTGCACCGATTAGGAAACCGCCGTGCAGATACGGTGATTGCGGGCAGATGTTCAAGGAAGGGGACaccaatcaatttaaaaacttgaagTCCCGTTTGATAAAAAGTGGTAATTATTGTTCAGCGAAAGGTACACCTTGGAgacatacattttaa